The genomic region GTGGATCAGGAGAGACCCTGCCCCCCGGTCTTAAGCCCACTCCATTCTCAGGCTGGGCTGTCAGAGGCCACCCCAGCCACCCCCTCCGCAGGCCCCGAAGCCCGGCTGTTTTGGGAAAGGCTCCAGAACCCACGGCTAGAACCGGGGCGCTCCCTCCATCCTCACCCTCCCCGGACTCACTGAGAAGTTGCCGGCTCGATTCGCTGACTGTCACGTTCTCCAGCCTGAAGGGGTTCATCAGCGGTGTGCACGGGCTCTGCACTGGATAGGACGGAGGAATCCATGGGCGCAGGACCCCGGAGTTCTGTGCAGCACCCTCGTCTGCGGCTTTGCCCCCAAGCTCACCCTAAGTGCCCCACCCGGGGAGGGCGCGGGGAGAGCTAGAGCAGTTGGGATCGCAGCCGGGTGCCTCTCGGAAGGGTTTTCGCAGCCCCGGCCTTCTGCTCACCTTCCCCCCGAGTCTCTAGACATTGTATTTTAGGGACTTGGGGGAGGAGTGCGCGCCAAGCAACAGGTCCCAAGCGAGCAGGGCACCGCGCAGGGGGCGTTCgcagccacagctcccagccacGGGGTGCACCCTTACCCCGGCAGGTCCGCCAGAGGCCGGAGTGGGAGCTCAGAGGCTCGGGCTGGCTGCGATTGATGGACCCCAGCAGGTCCTGCGCCCCCGGGCCAATCCTCTCCAGCCGCTCGGTGTCAATGATATACCAGAAGTCCGTGCCGATGGCGGCCGCCAGGAGCACAAAGCTGAGCGCCCCGGTCAGCGCAGCCGCGCCGGCCAGCCCGCCCAGGTGCACCCGCATCGCCGAGCCCAGGACCAACAGCCGCGGGTTCCAGTGGCCGAGGCGCGACCCCTCTGCTCCTGCCCCCGTCCCCAGCCGGCCACCGCGGGCTCCCAGCTCCACCGCCGGAGCCGCGGAGCTCAGATCTGAAACCCTTTCCTTTGGACCCCGGGCCCTAGCTTAGACCCTGGCTCCTCACCTGCCGGCTCCGACCTGCACGCGCGCCCCGCTCAGCCGCCGTCCACGTTCCCAGCCCTCCAATGCCAGCTCTACCTGCAGACCCCCTCACTCTCACTTGTGCTGTCCGACCTCCACCTCCGCCTTCAGACCCTCCTGGAAGCTCTAGTCCTTCCCCACCAGCACCTTAACCCACCTCGTCCCTCAGCCCCACTCCACCCTCGGCCCTCCACGCCCAGCCCAAGCGGACTCTCTCACTTCAAAATCCTCACTTTCCCCAGACTCCTACTCcctccattcccctgcctcactcTCCACGAACCCTCCCCACGATCCCAGATGCtcccctctctgcctctgtctctggcTTTCCGCCCCAGCCC from Pan troglodytes isolate AG18354 chromosome 18, NHGRI_mPanTro3-v2.0_pri, whole genome shotgun sequence harbors:
- the TMEM114 gene encoding transmembrane protein 114 isoform X2; this encodes MRVHLGGLAGAAALTGALSFVLLAAAIGTDFWYIIDTERLERIGPGAQDLLGSINRSQPEPLSSHSGLWRTCRVQSPCTPLMNPFRLENVTVSESSRQLLTAF